The window TGGCTGCGCACCGAGATCGGCGTCCATCGCCTGGTGCGCAAAAGTCCGTTCGACTCCGGTAACCGTCGTCACACGTCGTTCTCGGCGGTGTTCGTTTCGCCGGAAATCGATGACAACATCGAAATCGACATCAACCCGTCGGACCTGCGCATCGACACTTACCGTTCCTCCGGGGCCGGTGGCCAGCACGTTAACACCACCGACTCGGCCGTACGGATTACCCACGTACCGACCAACACCGTGGTCAGTTGCCAGAACGAACGCTCCCAGCACGCGAACAAAGACACCGCGATGAAAATGCTGCGGGCCCGTTTGTACGAGCAGGAAGTGCAGAAGCGCAACGCGGCGTCCCAGGCCCTGGAAGACACCAAGTCGGACATCGGCTGGGGTCACCAGATCCGTTCGTATGTACTTGACGCCTCGCGGATCAAGGACCTGCGCACCAGCATCGAACGCAGCGACTGTGACAAGGTGCTCGACGGCGACATCGACGAATACCTGATCGCCAGCCTCAAACAAGGGCTGTAACGCGACCCCCATGCGGCGGACAGGCACGCTTCCAACCAGGAGCGAGGCCTGGCCGCAAACTCCGGCCCGGGGCCGGGGGCAACGAACCTGTGATGGAATCTTTAAAGACATGAGCGACCTAGAACTCGACCCGCAAGCCCTGCAACAGGAAGAAAACTCCCTGATCGCCCTGCGCAAGGAAAAGCTTGCTGCCGAGCGCGCCAAGGGCCAGGCCTTCCCCAACGACTTCCGCCGCGACGCCTACTGCGACGTCTTGCAGAAGCAGTATGCGGACAAGACCAAGGAAGAGCTGGCCGAGGCGGCGATTCCAGTCAAGGTGGCCGGTCGTATCATGCTCAACCGTGGTTCGTTCATGGTGATCCAGGACATGACCGGGCGCATCCAGGTCTACGTCAACCGCAAGACCCTGCCGGAAGAAACCCTGGCCGCCGTCAAGACCTGGGACCTGGGCGACATCATTGCCGCCGAAGGCACCCTGGCCCGTTCCGGCAAGGGCGACCTGTACGTCGAAATGACCAACGTGCGCCTGCTGACCAAGTCCCTGCGCCCACTGCCGGACAAGCACCACGGCCTGACCGACACCGAGCAACGCTATCGTCAGCGTTACGTCGACCTGATCGTCAACGAAGACGTGCGCCAGACCTTCCGCGTGCGCTCGCAGGTCATCGCCCACATCCGCAGCTTCCTGATGAAGCGTGACTTCCTTGAAGTCGAAACGCCGATGCTGCAGACCATCCCCGGCGGTGCGGCGGCCAAGCCGTTCGAAACCCACCACAACGCCCTGGACATGGAAATGTTCCTGCGTATCGCGCCAGAGCTGTACCTCAAGCGCCTGGTGGTGGGTGGCTTCGAGAAAGTCTTCGAGATCAACCGCAACTTCCGTAACGAAGGCGTTTCGACCCGGCACAACCCCGAGTTCACCATGCTCGAGTTCTACCAGGCCTACGCCGACTACGAAGACAACATGGACCTGACCGAGGAGCTGTTCCGCGAACTGGCGCAGCTGGTGCTCGGGACCACCGACGTGCCGTACGGCGACAAGGTGTTCCATTTCGGCGAACCGTTCGTGCGCCTGTCGGTGTTCGACTCGATCCTCAAGTACAACCCGGACATCACCGCGGCCGACCTGCAGGACATCGAAAAGGCCCGCGCCATCGCCAAGAAGGCCGGCGCCAAGGTGCTCGGCTTCGAGGGTCTGGGCAAGCTGCAAGTGATGATTTTCGAAGAGTTGGTCGAGCACAAGCTGGAGCAGCCGCATTTCATCACCCAGTACCCGTTCGAAGTGTCGCCGCTGGCCCGTCGCAATGACGAGAACCCAAGCGTGACCGACCGTTTCGAGCTGTTCATCGGTGGTCGCGAAATCGCCAACGCCTACTCCGAGCTCAACGACGCAGAAGATCAGGCAGAGCGTTTCATGGCCCAGGTGGCCGACAAGGACGCCGGCGACGACGAGGCCATGCACTACGATGCCGACTTCGTTCGCGCCCTTGAGTACGGCATGCCGCCGACGGCCGGCGAAGGCATCGGCATCGATCGCCTGGTGATGTTGCTGACCAACTCACCGTCGATCCGGGATGTCATTCTTTTCCCGCACATGCGGCCCCAAGCGTAAGTGTTTCAATTAAAAAGCCGCCTCGAACAGGCGGCTTTTTATTGCCTGTCTGGTACAAACGTATCAATTGGTTAATTTTGAAATAGCGAGGAAAGACCTGTCGTGAATCGTGTAATGGCTCCAGAAGGTGCGGCGGGCGTCGCCACTGCTGTCGCTGAAAGTGTTCAGTACCAGGGTCGCAAGGCCAGCCGGCAGGGCAGTGAACAGCGTCGCCAGGAGATTCTCGATGCGGCCATGCGCATTGTGGTGCGTGATGGTGTGCGGGCGGTACGCCACCGCGCCGTGGCCGCCGAAGCGGGTGTGCCGCTGTCGGCCACGACTTATTATTTCAAGGACATCGATGACCTGTTGACCGATACCTTCGCCCAGTACGTGGAGCGCAGCGCGGCGTTCATGGCCAAGTTGTGGACCAACAATGAAGGCCTGCTGCGGGAGATGGTTGCCTACGGAGACGGCAGCGCCGAATCCCGCTCGCAGCTGGCGGACGACATCGCCCGGATGACCGCCGACTACGTGCAGCATCAATTGCACAGCCGGCGCGAATACCTGATGGCGGAACAGGCTTTTCGTCAGGAAGCGCTGCTCAACCCGCGCCTGGCGGAGCTGGTGCGCTCTCACCAGCAGATCCTGTTGCACGGCACTTGTCAGTTTTTCCAGGTTTTGGGCTCGCGTGAACCCCAGCAGGATGCCAAAGTGTTGACGGCGATTATCGGACGGATGGAATATCAAGGCTTGCTCAATGGCGCCGAGCCGGTAGCGGCAGAAGAAATGCTCGGCATCCTGACCCGCTACATGCATCTGGTATTGGCGTCGGTTTAGTTTTTCAGGAGCACCACATGTGGCGAGGGAGCTTGCTCCCGCTGGGCTGCGTAGCGGCCCCTTTTGTGAGCGCTGCGCACTCAAGCGGGAGCAAGCTCCCTCGCCACAAAGGCTCCTCACAAAGACTAGGCGTCGTATGCCATAGGGAGTTCAAATGAAAGCCTGGCGTGCCGTTGTAATGGCCGTGTCGTTGCTGCTGCTCAGTGGCTGCCTGGTGTCCTTCAAGGCGCCGTTGCCCGACAGCGAAGCCGCGCCCCAAGGGCTGGTCGGCCACTGGACCAGTACCAACGCCTGGGGCGAGCCGCTCAACCTGGAGTTGGATGAAGTGGGGCCGCGCCGGTATCAAGCCGTCACCTACTTCAGGGCCAGGCCGCTGGAGCGCGAAGCCATCCCGGTGACCGTCTCCCGTCACGGCAGCCGTTGGTATCTGTCGGCCAAGGTGCCGGCCCGCTATGGAGGGCATTTCGTGATCGCCGGTTTTGAACTGACCGACAAGCAGGAACTGGTGATCTACAACCTGGATATGGATCAGATCAACCAGGCCATCAGCCATAAGATCCTCAGTGGCCAGCCGAACCAGAGCGAAGAAGGTGACGGCGTGCTGGTGGACAGCGACATGGGTACGGTTTTCCGTTACCTCGACGACCCGGCCAACTCCGATGTGTTCTCGGAGGCCGTGCGCTACCAGCGGCTGGTCAAATCCCAATAATTGCAACAAGCGGACGTTTTTTCACAGGAGTTCCGGGTGGACGATTACCAGCAGACGATACGCACCTTGTCCGATCGCATTGTGCTGGCGCAAACGCCGATTCGCATTCTCGACGCAGTAAAGTGGGACGAAAGCATCCGCAAGGGTTTCCTCAAGGCCAAGGGCAAGGAAATGCCCGCCGTGGACCGCGACTATTACCTCAACCGGCCCCTGTCGTTCGATTCCAGCAAAGTGAAGCTCGAATTCCAGAACATCGAACGTGACATCACCCGTCAGCTCGGGCAGTTCAACCCGGTCGGCCAGATCATGCGTCGCATGTGCAAGGAATACCGCATGGTGGTGCGCATGCTCGAAGCACGCGGCACCGAGGATTTCGGGCTGATCTCCCAGGAGTTGTACGGGGCCGCTTCCGATGCGTTCCATGCCGGCGACCCGACCCTGGCTGACCTGGGCTTGATGCTGTCCGATTACCTGAACAACATTGATGGCCGTGGCGACCTGAAGGACGAGCCGAAGATTCTGACCGCCCAGGACGCTGTCAGCCTGCTGCAGCATCGGCTCAACCGGGTTTTTGGTGAGGCCGAGGAAACCATCCGGGTGTTCGAGTCCGACGGGATCGTGGCCGATGCGGCGGCTGGCGCCGATTACATCAAGATTCGCACTGATGCGATGTTCAACGACCGTGACGTTCGGGCCCTGGAAGTCCATGAAGGTCTGGTGCACGTCGGCACCACCCTCAATGGCCTGAATCAGCCGATCTGCACCTTCCTGTCCAAGGGGCCACCCTCGTCCACGGTGACCCAGGAAGGCCTGGCGATCCTGATGGAGATCATCACCTTCGCCTCTTACCCAAGTCGCCTGCGCAAGCTGACCAATCGCACCCGGGCCATTCACATGGTGGAGGAGGGGGCGGACTTTCTGCAGATATACGAGTTCTTCCGTGAGCAGGGCTTTGAGATGGGCGAAAGCTACGGCAACGCCAGCCGGGTTTTCCGTGGTTCGGTGCCGACCGGTCTGCCATTCACCAAAGACTTGTCCTACCTCAAGGGCTTCATCATGGTTTACAACTACATTCAGCTGGCCGTACGCAAAGGCAAGCTGGAGCAGGTGCCGCTGTTGTTCTGCGGTAAAACCACCCTTGAAGACATGCGCACGATGCGCCAACTCGTGGACGAAGGCTTGGTCGTGCCGCCCAAATACCTGCCGGAACAGTTCCGCGACATGAACGCGCTGTCGGCCTGGATGTGTTTCTCCAACTTCCTCAACCACCTGAGCCTGGACCGGATCGAAGCGGATTATTCCAATATCCTCTGAATACAATGTGGTTGAAAATGTGGGAGCGAGCCTGCTCGCGATTGCGATGTTCCAGTCAACATTGATGTTGACCGTTCTACCGCAATCGCGAGCAGGCTCGCTCCCACAGGGGACGGTGTTTCATTTATTTTTTGCGAGGTTTCACCGGATGCGAACCCTCGGCATCTTATGCCTGCTGCTGACCCTGAGCGGTTGCAGTTCCCTGCTGTTCTACCCCGAACGCGGCCTGCCCTTTACCCCGGAACGGGCCAAGCTCGACTACCGCGACGTCACCCTGACCACCGCCGACGGTGTCAGGCTCCACGGCTGGTGGCTGCCGGTCAAGCCAGGGGTGGAGGTCAAGGGCACCGTACTGCACTTGCACGGCAACGGCGGCAACCTGGCCTGGCATCTGGGGGGGAGCTGGTGGTTGCCCGAGCAGGGTTACCAGGTATTGATGGTGGATTACCGCGGTTACGGCCGCTCCGAAGGCGAGCCGAGCCTGCCGGCGATCTATCAGGACATCGACGCAGCGTTCAAATGGCTCGACCAGGCGCCACAGGTTCAAGGCAAGCCGCTGGTGCTGCTCGGCCAGAGCCTGGGCGGCGCGCTGGCGGTGCATTACCTGGCCGATCATCCCGAGCGTCAGCCGCAACTCAAGGCCCTGGTGCTCGATGGCGTGCCCGCCAGTTATCGCGACGTAGGGCGTTTCGCCCTGAGTACTTCATGGCTGACCTGGGCATTGCAGGTGCCGCTGTCCTGGCTGGTGCCCGACGGTGACAGTGCAATCGGTTCGGTGGCGCAATTGAAGGGCGTACCGAAATTGATCTACCACAGCCTCGATGACCCCATCGTGCCTCTTTCCAACGGCATCCGTCTGTATCAAGCTGCGCCGCCGCCCCGGGTCCTGCAACTGACTCGCGGTGGGCATGTGCAGACATTCGCCGACCCGGTCTGGCGAACGGTGATGCTGCGCTATCTCGACGACCCCTGGCACTTCGACGGCCTGCGCCGCCTGGGCGAGATCCCGAATTATCCGAAATCATCCGTTGAATCTTCAGAGAGCCCGCAATGAGCGAAGAACGTAACGCCATCCCCCTGATCATCACCGGTATCTGCAGCATCCTCGGCACCGTCGCGGTGCTCTGGTACTACGGCTACCTGCACTTCGCCAAGCCCGAGGATGCGTTGCTGCTCAACGAGTTCACCATGCTCAAGACCGTGCCGGGCGAAGACTACAAAGTCGCCCTGGAACCGGCTCCGCAAGTTGCCCAGTGCATTGATGGCGTACTGGTGCTGTTCGACACCGAACAGAAAGGCCTGACCGGCGTGCTGATCAATGAGAAAAAGCGTGCGGTGCGCTGCATGGGGCAGGAGACGCCGCAGAAGCTTGAGCCATAACCCAGCCTCAATTTCCCTGTGGGAGCGAGCCTGCTCGCGATAGCGGTGGACCAGTTGCAACTGCATTGACTGACCCACCGCTATCGCGAGCAAGCTCGCTCCCACAAGGGAAATGTGTTGGCCGATAAAAAAGCCCCGCCTGATCACGTCAGGCGGGGCTTTTGCTTGCAGTCAGCCGATCAGTTGGCGCTCATGGTCGAGCGCGGGGCGACTGGCTGGTTGTCGTTGGAGATGGTCACCTCGACCCGACGGTTCATCGCACGGCCCGAGACGCTGGTGTTGTCCGCTACCGGGAATTCCTTGCCGTAACCCTGGGTCACGATGCGCGCCGGGTCGACGCCCATTTTCACCAGAGCCATACGCACGGAGCTGGCGCGGCGCTCGGACAGCGACTGGTTGTAGGAGTCCGAACCGGTGCTGTCGGTGTAACCTTCGACAATCACCTTGCGGTCGGGATTTTCCTGGAGGAACTGGGCCAGTTTATTCACGTTGACCAGGCCGCTGGAACGCAGCTCGGACTTGTTGGTGGCGAACAGCACGTCACCGAAGGTCACCAGCGTGCCGCGTTCGGTTTGCTTGGCGTTGAGGCTGTCTTGCAGTTGCTTGATCTGCGCGTTACGGGCCTCGAGCAGTGCGCGGGCGCGTTCATCACCGGCGTTTTTCAGCTCGGCTTCAGCGGTGCGCAGGGCGATGGTCTGCTTGGCCACCTCCACGCGCTGGTTGGTCAGATAGGCCAACTGGTCGACCTTGGCTTCATCTTCCTTGTCCATGTAAGCCTTGTCGGCTTTGGCCAGGAAGTCGGCGGCGTCCTTGGTTTCCAGAGCTGCAACCTTGGTCGCCGCCGGGTCAGCCTGCAGACCGTTGTAGTTGGTACGGGCCTGTTCCAGATTAGCGTTCGGATCTGTGGAACACGCGGCCAGCGAGACGCAGGCGGCCAGCAGGGCGGGGATCATCAAGTGTTTGTGCATCATAGTCTGTCGTCCTTTTATCAATGAGAAGTACGTCGCGGCGTGAACGGCTTACTGAAGCTTGTTCATGCCTTCCTGACGCAGTTCCTGAACCCCTTTCTGGGAGTCCTTGAGAGCCTGTTCGGCCTTGGCGGCCTGGGCCTTGCGCTCAGCGACGCGGGCGTCCCACTCGGCCTGCTCGGCCAGACGCTTGGCTTCTTCGTAGTTCTTGTCGTGCATCGCGATCTCGGCCTGCTTGAGCTTGTCCTGGGCCGACTTCATTTCCACGGCGGCGAATTCGGTACCGCCGGCGCTGACGGCGCTGTTGACCGCCGATTGGGTCACCGCGTACTGCTCCGAGGGCGGGTTGCCGGCGCAACCGGCGAGGATGAAGCTGCTACCGATAGCCAGGGCAGCCAACTTCAGGCCGCGCAGGCCAGTGGATGAGGGTTTGGCAGTGCAGGTATTCATAGGCTTCAACTCCATTGGAAAACTCCTGAAAAAACTACAGATCCATGCTGGGACCGAAGCCGGGACGTCTGTTTCGGCGCTGGCGCCGGGGCGCGTTTATTTAAACGACCGTTCCAGTATGGTTACTCGGTGTGACCTGAGGCGTTTTTCAAAAGTTCAGCGAGGATGGCCAATCGCCAAAAGTTTTGCTGACTGATTGGTCAGCGCCAGAAAAGCTGAACTTTCAAGGCGCGTAGCGGTATTCCCGGCGTAGGAGCCGTGCGTTTTTTGTGGGGGACGCGTGTAGGAACTGGCGAAGGTTGCGATCTTTTGACCTGGCGTCTGGGAAAGATCGCAGCCCCCGCTCCTAAAGAAATTTAGTGTTTGGACTTGTCGTTCTGCGAGGAGAGTTGATGCAGATGACGCCGCGACAGAGCGAGAAAACGCGGGGTCGGGCCGACGTCTTCGTAGAGCGGGTCGCCCTCTTCATCGGTGGCCACCACTTGCGAGCCCTTGATGTAAGGGAAGCTGGCTTCCAGTTCTTCCAGCGCCGCCCCGATCAATTCGCCGAGCAGTTCCTCGGGTTGGCGCTTGGGGTACATCTCGCAGATCGCCGCCAGTCGTGCGGCGGCCTCCACGTCCAGGTGAATGGTGTAGCCGGTCTGGGTCAGGCAACCCTTGGCGTTTTCTTCCCAGTGTTGGGCGAGCTCACGGATTTTCATGATGGCCTCAATAGCCCGCGGATGGCAGGCGCGCAGAGTGACAAGCCGTTGTGTGGCTTACTGTTAAGACTAGCTTTGTCCGACAAGGTTTAATGTCCCCTCGTCGCTTGTCATAAACGTCTTGCGTCGGCACTCTCTGTAAAACGTCTAACCCAAGAGCTGTCCGGACCTTTTGCTGGAGAACTGCTGATGACCGATATCGATGCACGCTTGCGCGAGG is drawn from Pseudomonas rhizophila and contains these coding sequences:
- a CDS encoding DUF4398 domain-containing protein; protein product: MELKPMNTCTAKPSSTGLRGLKLAALAIGSSFILAGCAGNPPSEQYAVTQSAVNSAVSAGGTEFAAVEMKSAQDKLKQAEIAMHDKNYEEAKRLAEQAEWDARVAERKAQAAKAEQALKDSQKGVQELRQEGMNKLQ
- a CDS encoding OmpA family protein — translated: MHKHLMIPALLAACVSLAACSTDPNANLEQARTNYNGLQADPAATKVAALETKDAADFLAKADKAYMDKEDEAKVDQLAYLTNQRVEVAKQTIALRTAEAELKNAGDERARALLEARNAQIKQLQDSLNAKQTERGTLVTFGDVLFATNKSELRSSGLVNVNKLAQFLQENPDRKVIVEGYTDSTGSDSYNQSLSERRASSVRMALVKMGVDPARIVTQGYGKEFPVADNTSVSGRAMNRRVEVTISNDNQPVAPRSTMSAN
- a CDS encoding flavohemoglobin expression-modulating QEGLA motif protein, which gives rise to MDDYQQTIRTLSDRIVLAQTPIRILDAVKWDESIRKGFLKAKGKEMPAVDRDYYLNRPLSFDSSKVKLEFQNIERDITRQLGQFNPVGQIMRRMCKEYRMVVRMLEARGTEDFGLISQELYGAASDAFHAGDPTLADLGLMLSDYLNNIDGRGDLKDEPKILTAQDAVSLLQHRLNRVFGEAEETIRVFESDGIVADAAAGADYIKIRTDAMFNDRDVRALEVHEGLVHVGTTLNGLNQPICTFLSKGPPSSTVTQEGLAILMEIITFASYPSRLRKLTNRTRAIHMVEEGADFLQIYEFFREQGFEMGESYGNASRVFRGSVPTGLPFTKDLSYLKGFIMVYNYIQLAVRKGKLEQVPLLFCGKTTLEDMRTMRQLVDEGLVVPPKYLPEQFRDMNALSAWMCFSNFLNHLSLDRIEADYSNIL
- a CDS encoding TetR/AcrR family transcriptional regulator; this encodes MNRVMAPEGAAGVATAVAESVQYQGRKASRQGSEQRRQEILDAAMRIVVRDGVRAVRHRAVAAEAGVPLSATTYYFKDIDDLLTDTFAQYVERSAAFMAKLWTNNEGLLREMVAYGDGSAESRSQLADDIARMTADYVQHQLHSRREYLMAEQAFRQEALLNPRLAELVRSHQQILLHGTCQFFQVLGSREPQQDAKVLTAIIGRMEYQGLLNGAEPVAAEEMLGILTRYMHLVLASV
- the lysS gene encoding lysine--tRNA ligase, which codes for MSDLELDPQALQQEENSLIALRKEKLAAERAKGQAFPNDFRRDAYCDVLQKQYADKTKEELAEAAIPVKVAGRIMLNRGSFMVIQDMTGRIQVYVNRKTLPEETLAAVKTWDLGDIIAAEGTLARSGKGDLYVEMTNVRLLTKSLRPLPDKHHGLTDTEQRYRQRYVDLIVNEDVRQTFRVRSQVIAHIRSFLMKRDFLEVETPMLQTIPGGAAAKPFETHHNALDMEMFLRIAPELYLKRLVVGGFEKVFEINRNFRNEGVSTRHNPEFTMLEFYQAYADYEDNMDLTEELFRELAQLVLGTTDVPYGDKVFHFGEPFVRLSVFDSILKYNPDITAADLQDIEKARAIAKKAGAKVLGFEGLGKLQVMIFEELVEHKLEQPHFITQYPFEVSPLARRNDENPSVTDRFELFIGGREIANAYSELNDAEDQAERFMAQVADKDAGDDEAMHYDADFVRALEYGMPPTAGEGIGIDRLVMLLTNSPSIRDVILFPHMRPQA
- a CDS encoding alpha/beta hydrolase; the protein is MRTLGILCLLLTLSGCSSLLFYPERGLPFTPERAKLDYRDVTLTTADGVRLHGWWLPVKPGVEVKGTVLHLHGNGGNLAWHLGGSWWLPEQGYQVLMVDYRGYGRSEGEPSLPAIYQDIDAAFKWLDQAPQVQGKPLVLLGQSLGGALAVHYLADHPERQPQLKALVLDGVPASYRDVGRFALSTSWLTWALQVPLSWLVPDGDSAIGSVAQLKGVPKLIYHSLDDPIVPLSNGIRLYQAAPPPRVLQLTRGGHVQTFADPVWRTVMLRYLDDPWHFDGLRRLGEIPNYPKSSVESSESPQ